DNA from Geobacillus vulcani PSS1:
CAAATCGTTGCGCCCCTTTTTTTGTTTTTGGAACGCGCCAATGCCCTCATTTTTCATGACGCCTATCCGCAGCTTTTGCTGTACGAAGAAAGCAAACGGAGGAGGACGCCGCTGTTTCATTTGTTGCCGGTGCTAGCGGTGTCTTCGTTTATGAAGCCGATGTGGGAACATTTTTGGGAAACGGGGAATGCCGCGCTTCTTACGGTTGCTCTGATCATCAACGAGCAGCAGTACATCCAGCTTCGCGTCATTGAACATCCATTTTTCCGCACCCGCGTGCTGTCAAGTTGGCCGTTTATTGTCGAGCAATGGCTCGGGTTCAACGATGTGCTCATCCCATATGCCAAAGGCCGCCACGTAGCGCTTGCCGGAACGACCGTGCGCGATTTCGCCGACGTTCACCACCGCATCCATATCGGCAAAACACTGTACAGTCTGTTGCTGTTTGACGCCCGGTTGTTTCGCGGCGCCTGCCGCTTTGCTCGTTGCGTTCCTCACAGCGGCTCACGCGCCGACTTCTGGCCGCAGTCGTTCACTGAAACGCCCGATGGACGCCGCCTTTACAGCCCCCGCCTTGAGGCGGCTTGGCCGGATCTTGCGCATCCGTTCCATGACGATCGGGATTGGTTCATCGATGAGGCGATCATGCAAGCGCTTGAAACACTCCCGCTTCCGGCCTCCGGCAATATGACGAGCCGCTACGAGCGGCATTTGGCCATGATGAAAACAGCCGCCATCGCGGCGGCCCAATCCACTTCATCATAAAACGACGAGGACTACTCCCCGTCGATGTCAATCTCTTCATCGATAATGCATTTTTCAAGCAAATAGTCAAACGTAATGTCCGCGAGCTCCTCAAGCTCCTCTTGCGTTGGAACAAAGCCGCGGCGGATGAGTTCTTGGTAAAAAAACTCAGCGATTTCTTCCGTATCGATAATCACTTCAATTTCCTTCACCACATCTCGCCCCCTTTGTAATTGTTGTATGTCGCCGCCTTCCGTTTTATGTCAAAAATCATGTTGTACTATTTTTTCGGTCTCCCCCATACATATGTACCAACAAAACAAAAAACACGGAGGCGGACAAAATGGACAAACCCACTGCGATCGATAAATTAATGGAAACAGTTGTAAATGGATTGGGCGCGATCGTCATTTTCGTCGGCATTCCTTATTTTCTTTTTATTCTTTATCAATTCCTATCCTGGTGATCGATGATTGCCCGCAAACGTTTTACAACCGTTTCCATCATCCGTTGGTACTGTTCATCACCGAACCATTCATATAACGCTTTATAATCGTTGTACATGTCAAGGAGCTCGTCGACCGACGGCCCTTTCTCTCCACTCTCGGCCGGCGGCAATAAAAGCGTCGCTTTCACCGGCGCGGCGATGACAATATCTTGCACGAGCGTGACGGACGTCTCCTCTCCATCGGCAAGCGGAATGATGTCTTCGAGATGGACTTCAATCTCCCAGCCATCCGTCAGCCGTTTCAATTCGTAAATCGTCTCTTCCCATCCTTCCCCGTAGTAGCGGTAAATTTCTGTCCGCACCCCAATAACTTTGAACAAATGGCCGCCATAATCGCGGACGCGGACAATTTCGCCGAGAAAAAACGGCAGCTCAATTTCAATCTCTTCGGCGATCCATAAATCGCCCGCAAACTCAGACAGTAAAATGAGCGCTTGCTCGGCAAACAAACTACGACCATGGTTGATTTCGTATAAAAACGCACCGTCAATCTGCTGAATATCGGTGATCGTTCCGACCGTTCCATACAATGTATTGACGACGATGTCGCCGACGGAAAATTTCGGGCGTTTCGGCGCGCTCATTGGCATCTCCACCCTTTGAAACAAATGGTTAGTATAGTATATGCATGCAGAGAAGGGTGGACACCTTCAGCCGCGCGGAAAAAGCCGTTTGAAAGCGCTCCCATTTTATGAAACGGGAACGCTTTCCCTAGTTACGCTTCATGCAAAAATTGCTCCCACAGTTCATCAAACACAACCATGCTTTCCAAATAGTCACCGTTAAGCTCCAAATAGCCGCTCAGCTCTTCATAGTCCGCAGACCCTTTCGGAAAGCCGTGGTCTTCATACGCTCCGTTCGCAAATCGGACGACCGGATCTTCCTGGTGTCCATGGCGGAAGCGCAGCAAGTAACGGTAGAATGACTTTGCCATGTCCCCCATCCTCTTCCTTTCCTTTTGTTGCTATTATAATGAGCTTTTGGCTGTTTGTGAAGCCTTTTTTCGCCGCTTGTATTCCCATCGTACGCGTCGGGTTGGCTTTTCATGCCAAAAAAGCGCGTTGAACGGCGCAATAGAAGTCAATCCACTTTTCTCGTCAGAGCATAGACAGGTCAGGTCTATCATCTGATCATGCCCCCCGCTTCTCGCCAAGGCTTGGCCCCATCTGAAACCGCACGGAGCCTCCCGCCTCGCGAGATCTTGTCCTCGGTGAGCGCACATACAAAAAGCCGCCATCTTCCGGCGGCATCGTTCATGATACGACTCCGGCTTGCGAAGCCGGGGCAAATTCGATTTCAAACCCAAGATCCTCAAGCATTTGATAATCGGCTGACTTTTCTTGTCCAGCGGTCGTCAAATAGTCGCCGACAAAGATCGAGTTGGCGGCATACAGGCCAAGCGGCTGAAGCGAGCGCAAATTCACTTCCCGCCCGCCGGCGATGCGGATTTCTTTTGTTGGATTCATGTAACGGAACATCGCCAACACCTTCAGGCAGTAGCGCGGGTTCAGTTCGTTCGTCCCCGCCAGCGGCGTGCCGTCGATCGCATGCAAAAAATTGATAGGAATGGAGTCGGCGTCAAGCGCCCGCAAACTGCGCGCCATATCGATGACATCCCGTTTCGTTTCTTTCATGCCGATGATGACGCCGGAACAAGGCGAAAGACCGGCTTCCTTCACCGTTTCCACCGTCCGCACCCGATCGTCGTATGTATGGGACGTCGTAATGTTCGGATGGTGCTGCTTTGACGTGTTGATGTTATGATTGTAGCGATCCACCCCCGCCTCTTTCAGCCGCGCAGCCTGCTCCGGCTTTAAGATCCCAAGGCAGGCGCACACTTTCAGCCCGAACCGCTCTTTAATTTCCTTGACCGCAGACACAACGATGTCGATCTCTTTATCGCTCGGCCCCCGGCCGCTGGCGACGATGCAGTACGTCCCTATGCGCAAACGGTATGCTTCTTCCGCTCCGCGGAGCAGCGTTTCTTTATCGACCATTTTATACGTTTTCACCGACGCCGTCGATACGGCGGACTGCGAACAGTAGCCGCAGTTTTCCGGACAGAGGCCGGACTTGGCGTTGATGATCATATTCAGTTTCACTTTGTTGCCGTAATAGGCGCGGCGGATGTGATACGCCCCTTGCATTAAGGCAAGCAGCTCCTCATCCGGACAGTCTAATATCGCCAACGCTTCCTCATCGGTCAGCTCATGGCCTCTGAGCACTTGTTCAGCCAAGTGAAGCCAATTTCCCATCTTCCCTCTCCCCTTTCCACATCATTACATTTATCGTAGCGGACAAAAACGATAATTGTCAACTTATTTTTATTATAAGTTTACTTTTAGAAGGCCCTCACCATAAAAAACAGGCTGCCGTATAGAACAGCCTGTTCCCTCTTTATTCATTCAGCGCCTCAACTTTTCGACAATATCGCGGGCGATCCAGACGCCGCAGGCGCTCGCCTGTGCCAAACCGCGCGTAATCCCCGCGCCGTCGCCGCCGACATACAGCCCGGCAATTTCCGTTTCAAAACGGTCGTTCAGCTTCGGGCGCGCCGAGTAAAATTTCGCTTCGACTCCATAGAATAACGTATGCTCAGAGGCAAGCCCCGGAGTGACATGGTTGAGCGCCTCCGTCATTTCGATCAAGCTTTTCATCGTGTTGTACGGCAAAACGAGGCCTAAATCGCCCGGCACCGCTTCTTTTAACGTCGGTTCGATGAACCCTTCTTTTATGCGCTTTTCCGTCGAGCGCCTTCCTTTGAGGATGTCGCCGTATTTTTGCACGATGATGCCGCCGTTGGACAAAGCGTTCGCCAGCCGAGAAATTTCATGGGCGTATTCGTTCGGCTTGTCAAATGGATCGGAAAACTTATGTGAAACAAGAAGGGCAAAGTTCGTGTTGTTGCTGCCGAGTTTTGGATCCTTGTACGCGTGGCCGTTGGCGAGCATAATGCCGGAGTGATTTTCCACCACGACGTGTCCGGACGGGTTGCTGCAAAACGTGCGCACTTGCGTTCCAACCGACGTGTTGAAAATGAATTTTCCTTCATACAGATGTTCGTTAATTTCTTGCATGACGATGTTCGATGTTTCCACACGCACTCCGATGTCAACCTGATTGTTGATCATCCGCAAACGGCGCTTGCGCAAGATTTTGCTCAGCCAAACCGAGCCGTCGCGCCCCGGAGCGATGACGACTTTTTCCGCTGTCAACGTTTCTCCGTTTTTCAGCACAACGCCTTTCACTCGATGGCCGCTCTCCGTCCGCTCGGTCACGATATCATCCACTTCCGTTGTAAAGCGCATCGCGATCCGCTCGCGCAAATATTCAAAAATGCTTTTTAAAATTTCCAAGTTTTGTTCGGTGCCTAAATGACGGACATAGGCGCGCAATAGCTTCAATCCGGCCGCATAGGCGCGCCGCTCGATCTCTTTCACTTTGTCCGTCATCGGGTCGGTGATCGATGTCGTCGCTCCGTGCTTCAAGTTGATCTCATCGACATAGCGGATGAGCTCAAGTACAGTCGAAGCTGGCAAATAGTCGGTCATCCAGCCGCCGAATTCGCTCGTGATGTTGAACTTGCCGTCCGAATACGCCCCCGCTCCACCGAAGCCGTTCGTGATCGAACAGGCCGGCACACAGCCGGCGTAATCTTTTTTTCCGGCCGGCGGCGGGCATTTCTCAATTTTTTTCTGTAAAATCGGACAGTTGCGCTTATAGATATCATGCCCTTTATCAATCAAGAGCACGTTCGCTCCAGGCAGTTTGAGCGTCAGTTCGTAGCAAGTGAAAATGCCGGCCGGCCCGGCGCCGACCACGATGACATCATAATGATTGTTCATGATCCATCCCCCATTTCTCAAGTTCCATTCGAAAGTATACGGAACATTTGGCGGTTCGTCAAGGAAAACACGAACTTTAACACCGAATATAACAAGAAATGTTCGATAAAATAGAGATTTGTATAAAGCTAAAAAAATTGATATGGTGATAGAGAATGAATAGCAGGGAGGGAAAGGAATGCGGTTTTTCGTGAAACATTTTCTGAACGGCATGCTGACAATCGTGCCGATTTTACTCGCCGTCTACCTGTGCTACAAAGTGTTCACCGTTTTGGATGGGTTGCTTGGTCAATATGTCCGTCCGTATTTGGATGGCCGCTACATTCCCGGCCTAGGCCTATTGGCGACTGTTGCGCTCATTACCGTCTGCGGTTGGCTGTCGACGCAATACATAAGCGGCCGCCTGATTCGATTGATCGATCGGTTGCTTGAAAGCATTCCCTTGATGAAAACGGTTTATTCCGTGGCCAAAGATACAATCGCTTCCTTCGTCGGAGAAAAACGATCGTTTTCGCAAGTTGTGCTCGTTACCATGCCGGAAAGCGGCTGGAAATGCCTCGGTTTCATGACGATGGATGATGTCGGTGCTTGGCACGATCCTCTCGCCGACTACGTCGCCGTCTATATCCCACAGACGTTTCAAGTCGCCGGGTTCACCCTGCTCGTTCCAAAAGATCAAGTGGAAGCCGTCGACATCTCTCCGGAAGAGGCGATGAAATTCATCCTCTCCGGCGGTATGGCCGTCCGAAAGCAAAAGCGGCTGCCCGAATGACAATGGGCAGCCGTTCGTATGGCCATCCAAAACGCGGTCTGGCCGTCAAAAGTATCGCTTTTTCCAAAAGATGTACGCCGTCGCCGCTGACAGTGAACCGGCGAGCGCCATCGCGATCAAAAAGGCATACGGAGAGTGTTGATACGGAATCGGTACGTTCATGCCGTAGAAACTCGCCACCATCGTCGGCAGCGAAATGACGATCGTAATGGCCGTCAAAAACTTCATCACAATGTTTAAGTTGTTTGAGATGACCGAAGCGAATGCGTCCATCATGCCGCTTAAAATGCTGCTGTATACTTCCGCCATTTCAATCGCCTGCTTGTTTTCGATAATGACGTCCTGCAGCAAATCCTGGTCATCTTCGTACATGCGCAAATAGTTGAGGCGCATGAGCCGCTCCATGACGATGTTGTTTGCTTTGAGCGACGTCATGAAATACACCAAACTTTTTTCCATGCTGAGAAGCGAAAACAGCTCCTTGTTTTTCATCGATTGGTGCAACTCTTTTTCGATTTCGCTCGTCCGCCGATTGATTTGCTTCAAGTAGCGCAAATAATACGTGGAAATCATGTACAACATTTGCAACGCAAAGCGCGTCTTCATAAACGTGTAAAAGTTTTTGATTTTATTTTTGGAGAATTCTTCGAAAATCGGATTTTCCTGCAAGCACACCGTAATAAAACACGTGTTCGTGATAATCATGCCGATCGGAATCGTCTCGTAAATCGGGCCGTCCACTTCATCATGGGCGACAATTGGAATGTCGACGATAATGAGCACATGGTTGTCTTCTTTTTCGACGCGCGACCGCTCCTCGTCGTCCAACGCGTCTTTGATCGAATCGATCGGAATGTCCAAATGGTGAGCGATGTAGCGAATTTCCTCCTCCGTCGGGGCAACGAGGTTGATCCAACAACCATTTTCAATATGATCGATCTCGCGCATTTTGCCGCTGGCATCGGACAAATACATTTTCATCATCTGGCATCCTTCCTCCTTTTCACGCGAGGAAGGCGGCGCCTTTTCCTTTCCGTCCGGAGCTCGTTTTCGTATGATGAGCAGCCGGCAAGAAAAGGAACAGGCCGCGTTCCCCGCTGTATTCCGGTTCCGGTTCGTTCGGGCTTGAACTACTCATATACGAAAACGCCACTCCTTTCAAAAAAGATGTCCCTCAAGTAATGATAGCGCGGACCGGCCCGTTTGTATAGTAGGTGCCATAAAAAAAGCAGCCTACTGGCTACTTTATTCACAAAACAGTGCGATGTTCAACCATTCTGCTCGATTCGGCTTTTTTATTCGCTCGATGGCGTCGTGTTGAAAAAATCAGGCGCTTGTTTGTCAATTTGCCGGCGATTGGAACTGGGCGGGCGTTGTTCTTTCTTTTGGCCCATCACCCCATCCGATTCGTAGCTTGGCGCAAACGGCCGCTTTTTGTTCATCATCTTCACCCCCTCGCTTTTACTATTCGCCGTCGGCCGGCATTTTACTCGAGCCAGTCAGGGTTAGAGTAATCTATTTTCCACAAATTGTTTCACCCTCAAATTGTCAGTCAATGTTCACACAATCGTTTTACCGGCGCCGTCCATTCACTTATAATAAACAAGTGAGGAGGGGAAACCATGAACATTGTGATCACCAAAAAAGCGTTCAATTGGTACAAGCGGGAGCTCGGGCTGAAACCGGGAGATGCGGTCCGCTTTTTTGTCCGCTATGGGGGATGCAGCACGGTGCAAAGAGGGTTCTCGCTTGGCATGAGCAAAGAAGAGTCGGTGGATGAACCGGCAGCGCAGACGACGGTGGACGGCATCACCTTTTTTGTGGAAGAGGGCGACCAATGGTATTTCGACGGCGGCAATTTAACGGTTGATTGGGACGAAAAAAGCGACGAGCCGGTGTTTCTGCTTCATTGAAATCTGCCGCCGGCGCCGTCAAAACGTCCTTCACACGGGTTCGCGACAAAGGAAAAAGCTAGCGTCAGAGCTAGCTTTTTCGAATGATGGCGATCGTACAGCGGGAGATGCAAACAAGCTCCCCTTGCTCATTGGTAATGCGCACATCCCACACCATCGTCGTCCGCCCGCGGTGCAACACCGTCCCTGTCGCCGTCACTGTCCCGCTGCGGACGGAGCGAACATGGTTGGCATTAATCTCTAATCCTACAACATTTTCCTTATGTAGATCAACAAGCGCATATGCGCCGATGCTTGCAACGGTCTCAGCGAGCGCGACCGAGGCGCCGCCATGCAACAGCCCTGCCGGCTGGTGCGTGCGGTGGTCAACCGGCATCGTCGCGACGACGCGGCCTTCGCCAAGCTCGACAATCTCGATGCCGAGCGTATCGATCAACGTATGTTTCGCCATTTCCTTCACAGCGGTCAAATCCATCATCATTTCTTCTTCCCCCGTTTCGTGAATCGTTCCAGTTCGAACAGCCGTCCTTCTTCACGCAAAATGCGCGTTTGCGTCTCGCCGAGCAAGTCGAAATGCGGAAACTCACCGCGTCGGTCGATCCACTCTTCTTTCAGCCCGTGCTGCCGCCCCCAAGCGGCGAGTTTTTCGACATCGGCGCAGCCGACTTTCGTCACCGTCGTGCAATGGGGAAACCGTTCATCATACCAATAGTGAGTCAAAAAGGCGATTTCACCGCGCTTCACTTTCTCTTTCCACGCCGCGAGCTCATGTCGGCGGATGCCAAACGCCATCGCACCGCTCCCCTTTACCGCTTCGCCCGTTCATAGGCTTCATGCCAGTCAGGAAAATATTTGCGGATCACAATCGGCCGAAACGTCTCGCGCTTGACGCAGACGTGCTGCGACTTGCCGGTGACGGCCACTTCGCCGTCCGGAGCAAGAATTTCATAGCCATACGTGACGCGGATGCCGTCATAAGCATCAATCCATGTGCGAACGGTGGCGGTTTCCCCATAATGAAGCGGCTTTTTGTACGAAACGTGCAAGTCGACAACAGGCGAAATAATGCCTTTTTTCTCCATCTCGGCATAATGAAAGCCAAGCTGTTTGATCAATTCCGTACGCCCGATTTCCATCCAAACTAAATAGTTCGCGTGGTAGACGACGCCCATTTGATCGGTTTCCGCATAACGCACTTCAATTTGTTTTTCTGCCACTTTCACGTTCGTTCTCCCTCCATTTTTTTCCGCGCCTCCTCTTCTATGTTACCATTCGCTCGTCGGCTCGCTCAAGCGGCAGACAAAAAAATGAAGCAGCCCCCCGCATGAGGGCTGCTTCGTTTACTGGTAGCCGTGTTCCCGTGCAGCTGCTTCGTCCTTAATTTCCGCGCGCATCGCGGCGATCGCTTCTTCGCGGCGGCGGTTTTTCTCCTGAATCTTCTCCTGTTCCTCCGGCGAGGCAAACTGCATCGTTTCCTCGGCTTTTTCTATGTTCTCAATGGTGTTTTGCACCATTTCTTGCAACTTTTCCACATTGTCGCTGCGGTCATCCGGCTTCGGACGCGGCATACCTGTTTCCTCCTTCACAAGAGTTTCCAGCTATTCGCCCTTCGTTTGGATGACTTGGGCGTGTTGGCCGGATTGGTCCTGCATTTGTTTGCCCTTATTTCCCCCTGCGGCGCGAGGCTGTGTGCCGATATGGTTCGGCACGAAATGTTTTCGGCTTCCTTTCGGATTGCTCATTGTCTTCGCCTCCTCGCCATCTAGTCTATCCGCCCGGAGAACCGCTATGCATGGGTTATTCTGCTTTTTTGAGCATCCGCTCTTCCAGCTTTTTCTCGATTTTTTCGAGCGCTTCCCGATCGTTCAATAACTGCCGTTTGTTCTCGCTGATCAATTCTTGGAGAGTCATTTTGCGGGATCGTCTCATCGCTTCAACCTCCCCTCACTTTTATTGTAATCTTATTCATGCCCAAAAAAGATAAAAATTATGACAACTTTTTGAAAAATAGCCGCGCATGAAAAAAGCGCTTTCCGTAGCCGTTGGTCGGTCAACGAAAGAGCGCTGTGGCGTTCTCGAGCCGGGCTGCCGTCACCGGGCCGACGATTTTTTGCCGGATGACGCCGTTCGGGTCGATG
Protein-coding regions in this window:
- a CDS encoding DUF2515 domain-containing protein, which translates into the protein MPTRLLAWLRHPLQYTYRSFLYRHPIRLADDGLLCRMAARATVPTDEPLSAEEKSIVAAIRRKTAEHNRNNVTRTAAYLTFFERHREIHWAFLAHLVSRNGGWNMTDLRGGLLPFLLPEQIVAPLFLFLERANALIFHDAYPQLLLYEESKRRRTPLFHLLPVLAVSSFMKPMWEHFWETGNAALLTVALIINEQQYIQLRVIEHPFFRTRVLSSWPFIVEQWLGFNDVLIPYAKGRHVALAGTTVRDFADVHHRIHIGKTLYSLLLFDARLFRGACRFARCVPHSGSRADFWPQSFTETPDGRRLYSPRLEAAWPDLAHPFHDDRDWFIDEAIMQALETLPLPASGNMTSRYERHLAMMKTAAIAAAQSTSS
- a CDS encoding YozD family protein, encoding MKEIEVIIDTEEIAEFFYQELIRRGFVPTQEELEELADITFDYLLEKCIIDEEIDIDGE
- a CDS encoding YozE family protein, translated to MAKSFYRYLLRFRHGHQEDPVVRFANGAYEDHGFPKGSADYEELSGYLELNGDYLESMVVFDELWEQFLHEA
- the bioB gene encoding biotin synthase BioB gives rise to the protein MGNWLHLAEQVLRGHELTDEEALAILDCPDEELLALMQGAYHIRRAYYGNKVKLNMIINAKSGLCPENCGYCSQSAVSTASVKTYKMVDKETLLRGAEEAYRLRIGTYCIVASGRGPSDKEIDIVVSAVKEIKERFGLKVCACLGILKPEQAARLKEAGVDRYNHNINTSKQHHPNITTSHTYDDRVRTVETVKEAGLSPCSGVIIGMKETKRDVIDMARSLRALDADSIPINFLHAIDGTPLAGTNELNPRYCLKVLAMFRYMNPTKEIRIAGGREVNLRSLQPLGLYAANSIFVGDYLTTAGQEKSADYQMLEDLGFEIEFAPASQAGVVS
- a CDS encoding NAD(P)/FAD-dependent oxidoreductase, which encodes MNNHYDVIVVGAGPAGIFTCYELTLKLPGANVLLIDKGHDIYKRNCPILQKKIEKCPPPAGKKDYAGCVPACSITNGFGGAGAYSDGKFNITSEFGGWMTDYLPASTVLELIRYVDEINLKHGATTSITDPMTDKVKEIERRAYAAGLKLLRAYVRHLGTEQNLEILKSIFEYLRERIAMRFTTEVDDIVTERTESGHRVKGVVLKNGETLTAEKVVIAPGRDGSVWLSKILRKRRLRMINNQVDIGVRVETSNIVMQEINEHLYEGKFIFNTSVGTQVRTFCSNPSGHVVVENHSGIMLANGHAYKDPKLGSNNTNFALLVSHKFSDPFDKPNEYAHEISRLANALSNGGIIVQKYGDILKGRRSTEKRIKEGFIEPTLKEAVPGDLGLVLPYNTMKSLIEMTEALNHVTPGLASEHTLFYGVEAKFYSARPKLNDRFETEIAGLYVGGDGAGITRGLAQASACGVWIARDIVEKLRR
- a CDS encoding DUF502 domain-containing protein gives rise to the protein MRFFVKHFLNGMLTIVPILLAVYLCYKVFTVLDGLLGQYVRPYLDGRYIPGLGLLATVALITVCGWLSTQYISGRLIRLIDRLLESIPLMKTVYSVAKDTIASFVGEKRSFSQVVLVTMPESGWKCLGFMTMDDVGAWHDPLADYVAVYIPQTFQVAGFTLLVPKDQVEAVDISPEEAMKFILSGGMAVRKQKRLPE
- a CDS encoding magnesium transporter CorA family protein; translated protein: MMKMYLSDASGKMREIDHIENGCWINLVAPTEEEIRYIAHHLDIPIDSIKDALDDEERSRVEKEDNHVLIIVDIPIVAHDEVDGPIYETIPIGMIITNTCFITVCLQENPIFEEFSKNKIKNFYTFMKTRFALQMLYMISTYYLRYLKQINRRTSEIEKELHQSMKNKELFSLLSMEKSLVYFMTSLKANNIVMERLMRLNYLRMYEDDQDLLQDVIIENKQAIEMAEVYSSILSGMMDAFASVISNNLNIVMKFLTAITIVISLPTMVASFYGMNVPIPYQHSPYAFLIAMALAGSLSAATAYIFWKKRYF
- a CDS encoding HesB/YadR/YfhF family protein is translated as MNIVITKKAFNWYKRELGLKPGDAVRFFVRYGGCSTVQRGFSLGMSKEESVDEPAAQTTVDGITFFVEEGDQWYFDGGNLTVDWDEKSDEPVFLLH
- a CDS encoding hotdog fold thioesterase, which gives rise to MMDLTAVKEMAKHTLIDTLGIEIVELGEGRVVATMPVDHRTHQPAGLLHGGASVALAETVASIGAYALVDLHKENVVGLEINANHVRSVRSGTVTATGTVLHRGRTTMVWDVRITNEQGELVCISRCTIAIIRKS
- a CDS encoding acyl-CoA thioesterase yields the protein MKVAEKQIEVRYAETDQMGVVYHANYLVWMEIGRTELIKQLGFHYAEMEKKGIISPVVDLHVSYKKPLHYGETATVRTWIDAYDGIRVTYGYEILAPDGEVAVTGKSQHVCVKRETFRPIVIRKYFPDWHEAYERAKR
- the tlp gene encoding small acid-soluble spore protein Tlp, producing MPRPKPDDRSDNVEKLQEMVQNTIENIEKAEETMQFASPEEQEKIQEKNRRREEAIAAMRAEIKDEAAAREHGYQ
- a CDS encoding acid-soluble spore protein N, whose protein sequence is MSNPKGSRKHFVPNHIGTQPRAAGGNKGKQMQDQSGQHAQVIQTKGE
- a CDS encoding FbpB family small basic protein, with product MRRSRKMTLQELISENKRQLLNDREALEKIEKKLEERMLKKAE